AAAATCATCACGAACGGCAGCGCCGATGACAATTCGATACGCGTCGCGGCGCCTTCGGACGACAGCGGCAAGCCATAGCCCAGCGCCACCGCGCCAAGGATCGCCACGCCGAGCGCGCCGCCCAGCGTGCGCAGGAAGGTCAGCACGCCGGTCGCCACGCCCAGGTGAGCGCGGTCGACGGCGTTCTGGACCGAGACGGTGGCGACCGGGAAGGTCGTTCCGCTGCCCAGGCCGGTGAGCGTGGTCAGGATCAGGACTTCGGGCAGCGAGGCGCGTCCCGCAATGGCACTGAGCACGCCAACGCAGACGATGGCAAGGCTGACGCCGATTATGGCGATGCGCTTGTAATGGACGAAACGCGGGATCAAACGGCCGCTGAGGGTGGCGCCGGCGACCGTGCCGAGCAGCAGGCCCAGCATGGCCATGCCGGATTCGCTGACCGAAAGCCCGACGATCGACTGCAGGTAGACCGGCAGGTAAACCGAAGCGCCGATGTTCGCGGCCTGCAACAGGAACATCGACAGCGTGCCGGCGAGCACGATCGGGTTGCCCAGCACGTCGAGGGAGATCAAGGGCTCGGCCGTCTTGAGCAGCCTCAGCGCGAAGAAAGCCCAGAACACGGCCGAGCAGGCCACCAGCCCCAGGATTTCGCCTGATAACCAGGGATAGGCGCTGCCGCCCCAGTTCAGCGCCAGGAGCAGCAGCGACGTAGCGATGACCAGCAGCGCGGCGCCCAGCCCGTCGATGCGATGGTTCTTGGCCGCGATCGGCAGCTTCTTCAGCGGGTTGTTGATGAGGGCCATGGCAAGGAAGCCGATCGGCAGGTTGATCCAGAAGATCAGCGACCAGTGCAAATGCTCGGCAAAGACGCCGCCGAGCAGCGGGCCGGCGACGCTGGCGACCGCCCATGTGCCGGAGATCCAGGCCGAGTAGCGGGCCCGCTCGCGCGGCGGCACGAGATCGCCTATGACCGTCTGGGCCAGCGCGAAGAGACCGCCGCCGCCGGCGCCCTGGATCGCCCGGCCGATGACCAGCACCAGCATGTTGGGCGCGAGCGCGCTGACCAGCGACCCGAGCAGAAAGATCATGATGGCGGCGTAGATGACGGAACGGCGACCATAGACATCCGAGATCCTGCCGTAGAGCGGCGCCATCGCGGTCGCGGTCAAAAGATAACCGGTGACAATCCACGGCAGATACTCGGCATGGCCAAGCGCGAGCGCGATCGTCGGCAGCGCGGGGGCGACGATTGTCTGGTCAAGGGCTGCCAGCAGCATCGACAACAGCACGCCACCGATGATGGCGTTCTTCTCGCTCTCGCTCATCGGCGCGGCTTTCTGCGCCATCGTCTCGACGGTCTGGTCCATGCATCATTTCTTTCAAAGGCAGGTGCTTGGCGCGCCAAGGTGGCTTTGGCTGGTCGCGCCTGTCATTTCCCATCGTGGATAGGGGGTGTTTCGAACCCGCTATATGTCGTTCGATATAGGCCGTTTTCGACCGTCCTTCGAAAGTTTTCCCCGTCGGGCACCATGCTTGGGCGAAATTGGCCTCGGATGCGGCTTGCTTCGGGTCAAGGCGGCGGCAGCTGGCCGGCTTCAATGCGCTGCATCCGATAGCGCATCAGCCGAAGGATGCGGCTTTCGAAATTGGCGCCCTCGACCCGGTCGAAGCGCACCTGGTCCTGATCGTGCCTGGCGAGCTCGGCTGCCTGGATCGACGCGGCCTCCGCTTTTGCCTGTTCGCACGTCTTTTGCGTGGGGCTGGCCTTCAGCGCGTCCTCGAGCGAGCGCGCATGGTTCTTGGCGATCTCGACATGGCGTTCCTCATGCCGTTTGATGTCGGCCGAGAGCGTGTCCCAGAACAGCCTAACGTCGGGATCGGATTTGCGCGGGCGCCGCCACTCGGGGAGGATCACCTTGACCTTCACGGTGACGGCCGCATCGGCGATGCGGCAGGACTGCGCGCTCTGGGCGTAGCTGATACGGGTCGTAAAGGCCATCTGCGTGGCGCCTGGATGTCGCGATCCGGTGCTCTTCACTTCGGGGCCGTTTCTCGACAGCTGGTTCTGGATATCGTCGAGCGTGCGGCCGCCGACGCTGAAATAGCTGTAGGTCTTCACCAGATTCGCGGGGACCGCCGGCGTGGCGGCGAGCGCGAGCATCAGGGCGCAGAGCAGGGGACGCTTCATCATATTGCCTCTTCACGCACCTTGCTTTAGGGCCGTCGCCAGCGCAACGGAATTGATTTCCAGCGGATCACGCATGGTTGATGGACAATGACGACAAGGCGATGGCAGTTGGCGCATGGGCGCTATCTCGACCTCGGTCCGAAGGCGGTCGTCGTCGGCATCCTCAACGTGACGCCTGACAGTTTTTCGGACGGCAGTTTGTTCATCGCGCCGGGAAAGGCGCTGGAGCAGGCGCGCCGGATGGTGAAAGAGGGCGCCGCCGTGATCGATGTCGGCGGGGAATCGACGCGGCCGGGTTTCGCTCCGATCACGGCTGAAGAAGAGCAGGGTCGCGTGCTGCCGGTCATCGCGGCGCTCGCCGCTTCCGGCGAGGCGCTGATCTCGGTCGACACCTATCGCGAGGACACCGCGCGGCGCGCAGTCGCCGCCGGCGCCCATATCGTCAACGATGTCTGGGGGCTGCAGCGGGAGCCCGGCATCGCGCGCGTCGCCGCCGAAACCGGCGCCGGGCTCATCATCATGCACACCGGCCGCGAGCGGCAGAAACTGCCTGATGTGATCGACGACCAGTTCCTGTTCCTGCGCAAATCGCTCGAGATCGCGCGTGCGGCCAACGTCGCCGACAGTCAGATCGTGCTCGATGCAGGCTTCGGCTTCGCCAAGGAAACGGCGGCGGAGAACCTCGACCTGATGGCGCGGTTTTCGGAGCTTCAGGCGCTCGGCTACCCGCTGATGGCGGGAACCTCGCGCAAGCGCTTCATCGGCACCGCGACCGGGCGCGAGCCTGGCGATCGGGCCGCCGGCACGGCGGCGACGAGCGTCATCCTGCGCTTGAAGGGGGCCGACCTGTTTCGCGTCCACGATGTCGCAATCAACGTGGACGCGCTGGCGCTGACCGATGCTATGCTTGCCCGCGAAACCGAGCCTCCCCCCGGACCCTGATCATGTACGTCATCCGTATGAAGAATTGCGCCTTCTTCGCCCGCCACGGCGTGCTTGACGAGGAGGAGACGCTTGGCCAACGTTTCTATGTCGATGCCGAGCTGACCGTCGAACCCAGCCGTCCGCTGACGGAGGATTCCATCGAGGATACCGTCAATTACGGCGTCGCCTTCGCGGTCATCGAGAAGATCGTGACCGGACATCGCCGCTTCCTGATCGAGGCGCTGGCGCTGGAGGTCGCAAAGGCGCTGACAGCGCGCTTCTCGCAGATCAGGAAGGCCGCGATCACCGTGCGCAAGCCGAACGCCCCGGTGCCCGGCGTGCTCGATTATGTGGAGGTGACCGTTGTCTGGCCAGAATAGCGTCGTCTATCTCAGCCTCGGCGGCAATCTCGGCGATCCGGCGAGGTCCATGGGCGCGGCATTGCGCATACTGGATGGCGACGACGCGACGCGCGTCACCGCGGTCTCGTCGCTCTACCGCACGCCGCCCTGGGGCAAGCTCGACCAACCCGATTTCCTCAACGCCGCCGCGGCGATCGAGACGGCGCTCTCGCCGCGCGCGCTGCTCGACCTTTGCCTCGACGTCGAGAGGCGATTGAAGCGCGTGCGCGAGGAGCGCTGGGGGCCGCGCCTGATCGACATCGACATCCTAGTGTTCGGCGACCGGGTTATTCACGAGACCGGGCTCGAAGTGCCGCATCCGCGCATGCTGGAGCGCGCCTTCGTGCTGGCGCCGCTGGCCGAGATCGCGCCGGGGCTTTCGATCGGCGGCAGGAGCGTCTCGGAACGGCTCGGCGCCGTCGACACATCAGGGATCGAGCGGCTTCCGTCCGGCCGGGAGTGGTGGTTGGCTTAACGTCGCCTAGTTCTCGACAACGAAAGTGCCGCCGGCGTCTTGGTAGACGAACAATTCGACAGCGTCGTACTTTTGGCGGTCAGTCGATATCGCCAGGAAATCATACTCGCCCAAATGCAAGATGACCTCTTGTTTGGTCGATGTAACGCGCTCGATTCTTGCCGCTGTATCGCTCATGCGCAGAGACACCTCCGTATGGATAGCGAGCCCAGTGCCGTCGGTGAAAAGAACGCTGATCCCAAACCCCGGTTCGTTCTTTTCGACAGAGCGGATTGACTTGCCAATCATTCGCGCTTCGAAGCTTCTCACAATACGATTCCCAATCTGTGGTTAACCGGCATCAACCGGAAAAACCGCCGCCGTCGAGAAATGTCTGTTCCTCGGGCGTCGTCTCTCGACCGAGCAACCTGTTTCGATGCGGAAAGCGACCGAAGCGCTCGATGATTTCCAGATGCTCCTCGGCATATTTAAGATCGTTCGCGGCTCGCACGGCGGTGAGTTCCACTGAACGCTTCTGATCGCCAAGCGATTCCGAATGCTCGAATGGAAGGTAGAGGAAGACGCGCAGAGCCTCGTCGAGTTCCAGATCCTGTCCGGCGGCGATCGCCCGGTCGGCAAAATGCCTTGCCAGCGGGTCGGTCACGTACATGTGGCCGGTGCCGCGGAAGCAGTTGCGCGGGAACTGATCGAGCAGGATCATCAGCGCCAGCGATCCTTCAGCATGGGCGTTCCAGTCGTCGCATTCGCGCCGCGCGGCTGCGTAATGCAACTCAAGGAAGCGGCTGCGGAAATCGGTGTCGAAGGCGTCGTTCTTCTCGAACCAGGCGTCCTCGCCGGCGTCACGCCAGAATTTGGTGACTGAAAGCGCCCGCGCGTCGAGCTCTGCCATGCCTTGCCCCTCAGTTGTTGGTCTCTGCCTCGTTCAGCACAACGGCTGTTTCTTGGTTCAGCGCGCGGCCGGCCCGGCGCGGTTGCGTGAGCGGCGTCGGGATCGGCGTGCCGATGTTGCCCTTGAGGAAACGCTGGCCGGCGCGGATGCCCTCGGCAAGCTGCGTTTCGAAGCGAGCGGTATCGCGACGGCGCACGTCCTCGATGACCTCGGCAACCTCCTCCGGATCGACGCCCAATGCCTCCAGCGCCGAGCCGCCGAAGACGAGCGCCGATTCGAAGGTTTCGCGCAATTGGTAGTCGACGCCGGCTCGAATGAGCTGCAGCGCCGTGCCGCGGTCGTAGGCGCGCGCCAGGATGGTGACCAGCGGGAATTCGGCCTTGATCAGCTGCGCGATGCGCACGGCGGCGTCCGGCTTGTCGACGCAGATCAGCACCGCGTGGGCCCGCCCGGCGCCGGCCGCATGCAGGATATCGAGCCTCGTGCCGTCGCCATAATAGACCTTGAAGCCGAAATTGGCCGCCGCCTGGATCATCTCCACCTCGTTGTCGATGATCGAGACGTCCAGCCCCCGCAATAGCAGCGGCTGGCTTGCGATCTGGCCGAAGCGGCCGAAACCGATGATCAGCACGCTGCCGGTGAGGCCCTCGGCGATGTCGACGCCGTCGAGCGACTGCTCGTCGCGCGGGGTGAGGTAGCGCAGCGCCAGGATCGCGAGCGGCGTCAGCACCATCGAGATGATGACGATGGCGGTGAGCGTTGCGTTGGCCTGGCCGTCGATGATGCCGACCGCGGCCGCGGACGAATAAAGCACGAAGGCGAATTCGCCGCCCTGCGCCATGAAGACGGCGCGTTCGAGCGCCTCGCGATGGCCGCTCTTCAGGATGCGCGCGACGATGTAGATGCCGAGCGCCTTCATGACCATGTAGGCGACGACATAGATCGCGACGAGCCGCCAGTTATGGGCGACGACGCCAAGGTCGAGCGACATGCCGACGGCGAGGAAGAACAGGCCGAGCAGGATCCCGCGGAACGGCTCGATATCGGCTTCGAGCTGGTGTCGGAAAGTCGATTCCGACAGGAGCACGCCGGCGAGGAAGGCGCCCATCGCCATCGAAAGGCCGGAGAGCTGCATGGCGAGAGCCGATCCCAGCACCACCAGGAGGGCCGCGGCGGTCATGACCTCGCGGGCACGCGCGTCGGCCAGGATTCGAAAGAGCGGATTAAGCAGATAACGGCCGGCCACGACCAGCCCGACGATCGCGGCGATGCCCATGCCGACTTCGGTCAGCCGCTCCGAAATACTGGTTTCGGCGCCGCCGGGCGCGAGGAAGGCCACCAGCGCCAGCAGCGGCACGATCATCAGGTCTTCAAGCAAGAGGATGGAGACGATGCGCTGGCCTTTCGGCGTGGCGATCTCGCCGCGCTCTTCCAGCAGCTGCATGACGATCGCCGTCGAGGTCAGCACGAAGCCGGCGCCGGCAACGAAGGACTGCGCGATCGGAAAGCCTCCGGCCAGTCCGACGAGGGTGAGCAGGACCGCGCAGACGCCGACCTGGAGGGCGCCCAATCCAAAGATCTCGCGACGCAGGCCCCAGAGCCGCGACGGCTGCATTTCCAGCCCGATGATGAACAGGAACATGACGACGCCGAGCTCGGCGACGTGGAGGATCGATCCCGATTCGGAAAAGACGCGCAGGCCGAACGGGCCGATGACCACGCCCGCGGCAAGGTAGCCGAGGATCGAGCCCAGCCCCATGCGCTTGAAGATCGGCACGGCGATGACGCCGGCCGCGAGCAACGCCACCACCTGCACCAGATCGCTGCTCGACGCTTCAGCTGCCATGGCTGTCATCCTGTTGCTGAAAAGCGCGTTCGCCTGGAAAACATTCAGGTGGACGCGCTTCAGGTCTTTGCTTGATGCATGTCGTTATTCCAGAACCGCTGCGCACTTCTGGGCGACATGCATTAGAAGCACTCCTTGCATGCACCGGGAGGGAGAGGCAAGGGCGGGAGGCCTGCCAGGAAGGGTAGGCGCCGTCGGAGGGACCTTCGCTTGCCTGTCGGACGTTCGGCATCTATAATGGCGAAATGTCTGACTATTCGTCCCGCCCGCTTCCGGATATCCCGATGGATGCGCTCAGCGAAGTCCTGCAGGACTTTCGCTTGAGTGGCGTGAACTATGGCCGCTGCGAGCTGCGACATCCATGGAGCATCGCCTTTCCGCAACAGAGGCTCCTTCGCTTTCACTTTGTCGGCCAGGGCCCATGCTGGATCCATACCGAAGAGGAAGGCTGGCAGGAGTTGCGCAATGGCGATCTGGTGCTGCTGCCGCAAGGCATCGCTCATCGGCTGGCCAGTGCGCCGGACGTCGTCGGCGACTCGCTCGAGGGGTGCCAGGTGACCAAGTTGGGCGGCAATGTCTGCGAAGTGGTCAGGCAGGGAACGGGCGCGACAAGCACCCTTTTCTGCGGCTCGATGGCACTGGGTTCCTGCGCGCTCAACCCGTTGATCACGTTGATGCCGCCTGTCATCAAAGGCTGCGACGTGGCCGGAAATGACCCGGTCATGCGTCCTTTGCTGGCGGCTATGACGGCCGAGGCCGCGCAACCGCAGATGGGCAGCGCCACCATCCTGTCGCGGATGGCGGATTTGCTGACGGCCCGGCTCATCCGCTGCTGGGTCAATTGCACCGGAGCCTCGACCACCGGCTGGCTCGCCGCCATCCGCGACCCCCATATCGGCCGCGCTCTCGCAGCCATGCACCGAGATCCCGGCCATAACTGGACGCTGGAAAGCCTAGCCGCCCTGGCCGGCCAATCGCGCTCGATTTTTGCCGAGCGCTTCAGCGCTGTCTTGGGCGAGGGCGCTGCACGCTATCTCGCTCGTCTGCGCATGCAGCTTGCCCGCGAGTTGCTGGGGCAAAACGGCATGTCGGTTGCCGAAGTCGCTACCCGTCTGGGCTATGATTCCGAGGCATCCTTCGCGCGCGCGTTCAAGCGCATCACCAATGTCTCGCCGGGCGTTGTGCGCCGCACAATTTCCGGACGAATGGACATGAACTTCGGATTTTAAGATACATATAATCCGGGCGGACTAGCCTATCTAAGATCTCCAAACTTTGGAGACTCCTTCCGTGACTGACACAACATTACAGCTTGAAGACACCGCGATTGGCCTTGATGAGGATGCGCCAGCCGCATGGAGCGCAGGCACCTGGTTTGCGGTCCTTTCATTGGCGGCCACCAGCTTTGCGCTGGTGTCAGCCGAATTCCTGCCCGCAGGTCTGTTGACGCCGATGGCACGCGATCTCGGCATCAGCGAGGGAACGGCCGGACAGGTCGTCACCGCCACCGCTTCCGTCGGCGCCGTGACGGCCATGTTAAGCAATGTTCTCATCGGCAGATTGAACCGCAAGACCGTGCTGGTCGGCCTCATGGCCCTGGCGGTCGCCTCCAACCTTCTTGCGGCCTTGGCGCCTAATTTCTGGCTGTTGTTGTTAGGCCGCGCCGGGTTGGGTATCGCTCTCAGCGCTTTCTGGGCACTTTCGGTTGCCGTCGTGGCGAGGTTGGTTGGCGCCAATGCGACGGGGCGTGGCATGGCCATCGTCACCCTCGGCGTCTCGCTTGCCACCATTGCCGCACCGTCGATGGGCGCGCTGATCAGCGACTGGTTGGGATGGCGCAGCGCCATGGCCATGGCGGCGGGGCTGGCCGTGTTGGCCATGCTGGCGCAGTTGCTCAGCCTGCCGACCCTGCCTGCAACCGCCAGCAATAGTCTCGCGGATGTATTTCGGCTGACACGGCGGCGTGGCGTTCAACTCGGCATGCTTGCCATTCTTTTGCTGATGACCGGACATTTCGCCGGCTCTGTCTATGTGCGCCCCTTCCTCGAACACGTGACCCTGCTTGCAACCGGGCCAATTGCCCTGGCCCTGCTTGGATTTGGCATCGCAGCCGTGATTGGCAATGTTGCCGGCGGCCGCATGGCCGACGCCAACATCCACGTGGCTCTCGTGGTCACTGCAGCGTTGATGGCATTCGCGGCGCTGGCATTGGTGCTTTGGGGCGTGCACATCGGCGCTGCCTTTGGGTTTGTCACGCTTTGGGGCCTGGCCTTCGGCATGGGGCCGGTGGTGCTGCCAACCAATCTGTCGCGTGCGGCACCCGATGCGCTGGAAGCAGCGGGCAGCCTGATGGTCGCCTCTTTCCAGGTGGCCATCACCACCGGCGCGGTTGTCGGCGGCTATGTCGTGGACACCTATGGCGCAACGGGGCCGTTGACCCTTACCGCCATTCTTGCCGTCGCAACGGTGGTGCTGGCGCTGCTGCAGCCTCGCAGGTGAACTTGTTCCAGTGACCCAGAGCGTCTCACCGTTTCAGGGAAACGGCGAGACGCTCTATCTCTTTGTTTTTACGCAATTCGGGACGGAAGGTTACGGCGAAGTCGCCGAACCTAAACGCTTCACACTTTCTTGGAACTGCTCTGAAGCGCGTCGCGCTGAACGGCCTGATGCGACACGCCTCAGCTTGTTGTTTTACATGCATTGGGCGGCCTGAATCTGGAACGCCGCGATATTGCATCGTGGTTACACAAGTTTACGCAGCCCGGTTGTTGCGCGCCGCCACAATCAGCGGTTATGGCACGTTCGGCTTCGGCCATCGGAGGCAGTCGCGATGGGCGGCTGCCTTTTTTGAGGAGATGATTGACATGAAAAAGTTTTTGCTCGTCGCCGTAGGTGTTGCGGCGTTGGCTGCATCGGCTTGCTCCAAGGGGCCGGAATGCACGCAGGAAATAGCCGCCAAGAAGGCGCAGGACATGGCTGCCGCCCTCCAGGAAGCCATCACCAAGGATCCGAGCAAGGCGGCCGATCTGACCGCCAAGGTGCAGGCTGTGACCGCCAAGTATCAGGGCGCGACGACGCTTGACGAAGCCTGCAAGGCCTATGACGAGCTGACGGCCACCATCAAGGGTTGATCTCAGCTATCGATGAACACGAAAGCGGTGGCCAAGCGGCCGCCGCCTTTTTGCGGAGGTCGGCGCGTCGGGTCAGTTCTTGGCGATGGCGCCGACTTCGACCGAGTCGACCCGCTTCAGGCTCATGCCGATCACAGGCACCAGCTGTTTGTCGACACGCACAGCCACCGTCACGGTCATCGAATTGTCGTCGGGCACGCGGGCCTGCATGACGCCGTTCAACTGGTTGCGGTTGATGGTGAAGACGACCTTCTGGGCGTCGACGACGTTGCCGCCGACAATATCCATGCCGTTGCCGGTCGAGCCGCCCATGAAGGCGCCCCGGTAGCCGTCGCGACCCTTGCGCTCGACGGTCGCGGACATCTTCTGCGTGAAGACGCCGACCCGGCAGTTGCCGTCCAACGTCATACCGACCTTGCCGTCAGGCGTCGAGCCGTTGAAATCGCAGGTGAATTTGGTGCCCTTGTACTTGCCGGCGATGATCTCGCCAGGGCCTACCCATCGGCCC
This region of Mesorhizobium sp. M2A.F.Ca.ET.046.03.2.1 genomic DNA includes:
- a CDS encoding MFS transporter; this translates as MTDTTLQLEDTAIGLDEDAPAAWSAGTWFAVLSLAATSFALVSAEFLPAGLLTPMARDLGISEGTAGQVVTATASVGAVTAMLSNVLIGRLNRKTVLVGLMALAVASNLLAALAPNFWLLLLGRAGLGIALSAFWALSVAVVARLVGANATGRGMAIVTLGVSLATIAAPSMGALISDWLGWRSAMAMAAGLAVLAMLAQLLSLPTLPATASNSLADVFRLTRRRGVQLGMLAILLLMTGHFAGSVYVRPFLEHVTLLATGPIALALLGFGIAAVIGNVAGGRMADANIHVALVVTAALMAFAALALVLWGVHIGAAFGFVTLWGLAFGMGPVVLPTNLSRAAPDALEAAGSLMVASFQVAITTGAVVGGYVVDTYGATGPLTLTAILAVATVVLALLQPRR
- a CDS encoding DUF922 domain-containing protein — translated: MMKRPLLCALMLALAATPAVPANLVKTYSYFSVGGRTLDDIQNQLSRNGPEVKSTGSRHPGATQMAFTTRISYAQSAQSCRIADAAVTVKVKVILPEWRRPRKSDPDVRLFWDTLSADIKRHEERHVEIAKNHARSLEDALKASPTQKTCEQAKAEAASIQAAELARHDQDQVRFDRVEGANFESRILRLMRYRMQRIEAGQLPPP
- the folP gene encoding dihydropteroate synthase gives rise to the protein MTTRRWQLAHGRYLDLGPKAVVVGILNVTPDSFSDGSLFIAPGKALEQARRMVKEGAAVIDVGGESTRPGFAPITAEEEQGRVLPVIAALAASGEALISVDTYREDTARRAVAAGAHIVNDVWGLQREPGIARVAAETGAGLIIMHTGRERQKLPDVIDDQFLFLRKSLEIARAANVADSQIVLDAGFGFAKETAAENLDLMARFSELQALGYPLMAGTSRKRFIGTATGREPGDRAAGTAATSVILRLKGADLFRVHDVAINVDALALTDAMLARETEPPPGP
- a CDS encoding MDR family MFS transporter, producing the protein MDQTVETMAQKAAPMSESEKNAIIGGVLLSMLLAALDQTIVAPALPTIALALGHAEYLPWIVTGYLLTATAMAPLYGRISDVYGRRSVIYAAIMIFLLGSLVSALAPNMLVLVIGRAIQGAGGGGLFALAQTVIGDLVPPRERARYSAWISGTWAVASVAGPLLGGVFAEHLHWSLIFWINLPIGFLAMALINNPLKKLPIAAKNHRIDGLGAALLVIATSLLLLALNWGGSAYPWLSGEILGLVACSAVFWAFFALRLLKTAEPLISLDVLGNPIVLAGTLSMFLLQAANIGASVYLPVYLQSIVGLSVSESGMAMLGLLLGTVAGATLSGRLIPRFVHYKRIAIIGVSLAIVCVGVLSAIAGRASLPEVLILTTLTGLGSGTTFPVATVSVQNAVDRAHLGVATGVLTFLRTLGGALGVAILGAVALGYGLPLSSEGAATRIELSSALPFVMIFLTTGITLVLALIVLALMPEKELRGRDEHAAPVLAE
- a CDS encoding AraC family transcriptional regulator; its protein translation is MSDYSSRPLPDIPMDALSEVLQDFRLSGVNYGRCELRHPWSIAFPQQRLLRFHFVGQGPCWIHTEEEGWQELRNGDLVLLPQGIAHRLASAPDVVGDSLEGCQVTKLGGNVCEVVRQGTGATSTLFCGSMALGSCALNPLITLMPPVIKGCDVAGNDPVMRPLLAAMTAEAAQPQMGSATILSRMADLLTARLIRCWVNCTGASTTGWLAAIRDPHIGRALAAMHRDPGHNWTLESLAALAGQSRSIFAERFSAVLGEGAARYLARLRMQLARELLGQNGMSVAEVATRLGYDSEASFARAFKRITNVSPGVVRRTISGRMDMNFGF
- the folK gene encoding 2-amino-4-hydroxy-6-hydroxymethyldihydropteridine diphosphokinase, which produces MSGQNSVVYLSLGGNLGDPARSMGAALRILDGDDATRVTAVSSLYRTPPWGKLDQPDFLNAAAAIETALSPRALLDLCLDVERRLKRVREERWGPRLIDIDILVFGDRVIHETGLEVPHPRMLERAFVLAPLAEIAPGLSIGGRSVSERLGAVDTSGIERLPSGREWWLA
- a CDS encoding DUF924 family protein, yielding MAELDARALSVTKFWRDAGEDAWFEKNDAFDTDFRSRFLELHYAAARRECDDWNAHAEGSLALMILLDQFPRNCFRGTGHMYVTDPLARHFADRAIAAGQDLELDEALRVFLYLPFEHSESLGDQKRSVELTAVRAANDLKYAEEHLEIIERFGRFPHRNRLLGRETTPEEQTFLDGGGFSG
- the folB gene encoding dihydroneopterin aldolase, whose product is MYVIRMKNCAFFARHGVLDEEETLGQRFYVDAELTVEPSRPLTEDSIEDTVNYGVAFAVIEKIVTGHRRFLIEALALEVAKALTARFSQIRKAAITVRKPNAPVPGVLDYVEVTVVWPE
- a CDS encoding monovalent cation:proton antiporter-2 (CPA2) family protein; its protein translation is MAAEASSSDLVQVVALLAAGVIAVPIFKRMGLGSILGYLAAGVVIGPFGLRVFSESGSILHVAELGVVMFLFIIGLEMQPSRLWGLRREIFGLGALQVGVCAVLLTLVGLAGGFPIAQSFVAGAGFVLTSTAIVMQLLEERGEIATPKGQRIVSILLLEDLMIVPLLALVAFLAPGGAETSISERLTEVGMGIAAIVGLVVAGRYLLNPLFRILADARAREVMTAAALLVVLGSALAMQLSGLSMAMGAFLAGVLLSESTFRHQLEADIEPFRGILLGLFFLAVGMSLDLGVVAHNWRLVAIYVVAYMVMKALGIYIVARILKSGHREALERAVFMAQGGEFAFVLYSSAAAVGIIDGQANATLTAIVIISMVLTPLAILALRYLTPRDEQSLDGVDIAEGLTGSVLIIGFGRFGQIASQPLLLRGLDVSIIDNEVEMIQAAANFGFKVYYGDGTRLDILHAAGAGRAHAVLICVDKPDAAVRIAQLIKAEFPLVTILARAYDRGTALQLIRAGVDYQLRETFESALVFGGSALEALGVDPEEVAEVIEDVRRRDTARFETQLAEGIRAGQRFLKGNIGTPIPTPLTQPRRAGRALNQETAVVLNEAETNN